The Microbulbifer hydrolyticus genome has a segment encoding these proteins:
- a CDS encoding DUF2878 domain-containing protein, with the protein MNYKKVANFILFVAGWWTALLYGNALALIALFIVVMLHFVMWRDMRDIFVILGFIFCGFGVEWAFMANGVQDYRTSLPPAWSICIWAMLATTMRYSLSWLISRPLWAALAGLLVAPAFYFNSVQFGPAGWGRPMWQCLIAIALVWSLLAAFISGVLIPLIEQMDSTDSSVS; encoded by the coding sequence ATGAATTATAAGAAAGTGGCCAATTTCATTCTGTTCGTCGCCGGTTGGTGGACGGCCCTGCTGTATGGCAATGCATTGGCGTTGATCGCATTGTTTATCGTCGTGATGCTGCATTTCGTCATGTGGCGGGATATGCGCGATATCTTCGTCATCCTCGGCTTTATCTTTTGCGGTTTTGGCGTCGAGTGGGCCTTTATGGCCAATGGTGTGCAGGATTACCGCACCAGCCTCCCCCCGGCCTGGTCAATCTGTATCTGGGCCATGCTTGCCACCACAATGCGTTACTCCCTCTCCTGGTTGATCAGCAGGCCTTTGTGGGCGGCGCTGGCGGGCTTGCTGGTAGCGCCCGCGTTCTACTTCAACAGTGTGCAGTTCGGGCCTGCTGGCTGGGGCCGCCCGATGTGGCAGTGCCTTATTGCCATTGCGCTGGTGTGGAGCCTGCTGGCGGCCTTTATCAGTGGCGTGCTGATCCCCCTGATCGAGCAGATGGATTCGACGGATAGCAGTGTTTCCTGA
- a CDS encoding FAD-binding and (Fe-S)-binding domain-containing protein: protein MIPALREINEVQALYLQFLKALKQGGFHGDSSPSYASRTVLSTDNSIYQVLPQAVVYPRDIHDLQLLMELADQEAFHKIVLSPRGGGTGTNGQSLTDGIVVDLSRHMNRILEINAEEGWVRVQTGVVKDQLNAALQPHGLFFAPELSTSNRATIGGMINTDASGQGSCLYGKTRDHVLELKTVLMGGEFWLSHAIDDDELAEITSSDSRAGRIHRLVDSVEREKRDLIDAKFPKLNRCLTGYDLAHIRDSEKGNDGRFNLNNILCGSEGTLGFIAEAKLNVLKIPKCAALVNLNYDHFQDALKDATDLMKAGPTSIETVDSKVLQLAMGDIVWDSVSAFFPQDDRPVQGINLVEYTADSEEELDAALARFTAHVDSLIGQPGKSFAYTIARGHAQVNKIWAMRKRAVGLLGNARGEQRPIPFVEDCAVPPENLADFIAEFRAALDQAGFAYGMFGHVDAGVLHVRPAIDMKDPEQAKQVRIITEQVVELAKKYNGLLWGEHGKGVRSEFSPAFFGELYPELQKIKAAFDPRNQLNPGKIATPSAASGLLKIDEVPTRGEHDRQIPVQVWEGYSEGVYCNGNGACFNWNPDDAMCPSYKGTRNRIHSPKGRASLIREWLRLLADRAVDPEAVARKSREKSFLIGLPGRIKNSLARARGEYDFSHEVNESMQACLACKSCAGQCPIKVDVPTFRAKFLELYYSRYLRPLKDYFVGGLEFVMPHLARVPQLYNAPLSLKPVRWLMERGLGLADSPKLSATRLDKVMRELGVPYASRESLRAMGPAQRAKAVVIVQDAFTSYFDADVVADTLRLLKLLDFNPLVAPYRANGKPLHVHGFLRQFAQTAAGNSAMLNSLAECGVPLVGIDPSMTMTYRSEYEKLLGDKAPRVQLLQEWLSQHTEHLATNRNRLNSGRFTLLPHCTEQSNAAGSTRQWQQVFAALGMELDAQAAGCCGMAGTYGHEVANRETSRVIFQQSWAPKLNGDSSAILATGYSCRCQSKRFADTSLRHPLQALLAQIEDSGFTVSNH from the coding sequence ATGATTCCAGCACTGCGCGAAATCAACGAAGTACAGGCGCTCTACCTGCAGTTCCTCAAAGCACTCAAACAGGGCGGCTTCCACGGCGATTCCAGCCCCAGTTATGCCAGCCGCACGGTGCTTTCGACAGACAACTCCATTTACCAGGTATTGCCCCAGGCCGTGGTGTATCCGAGGGATATACACGATTTACAGCTGTTGATGGAACTGGCGGATCAGGAGGCGTTCCACAAGATCGTCCTATCCCCCCGCGGTGGCGGCACCGGCACCAACGGCCAGTCACTCACGGATGGCATCGTGGTGGACCTGTCCCGCCACATGAACCGCATCCTCGAAATCAATGCCGAAGAAGGCTGGGTTCGCGTGCAAACCGGGGTTGTGAAGGACCAGCTGAACGCGGCACTGCAACCGCATGGGCTGTTTTTTGCCCCGGAGCTCTCGACCAGCAATCGCGCCACCATCGGCGGCATGATCAATACCGACGCTTCCGGTCAGGGCTCCTGCCTGTATGGCAAGACCCGCGACCACGTACTGGAATTGAAAACCGTGCTGATGGGGGGCGAATTCTGGCTCTCGCACGCAATAGATGATGATGAGCTGGCAGAAATCACCAGCAGTGACAGCCGCGCGGGCAGGATCCACCGGCTGGTGGACAGCGTCGAACGCGAAAAGCGCGACCTGATTGACGCCAAGTTCCCCAAGCTGAACCGCTGCCTCACCGGTTACGACCTCGCGCATATCCGGGACAGTGAAAAGGGCAACGACGGCCGCTTCAACCTCAACAATATCCTGTGCGGTTCCGAGGGTACCCTGGGCTTTATTGCCGAGGCCAAACTCAATGTTCTCAAAATCCCCAAGTGCGCCGCCCTGGTCAACCTGAACTACGACCACTTTCAGGATGCCCTCAAAGACGCCACCGACCTGATGAAGGCCGGGCCCACCTCCATCGAGACGGTGGACAGCAAGGTGCTGCAACTGGCCATGGGCGATATCGTTTGGGACAGCGTCAGCGCGTTTTTCCCCCAGGATGATCGGCCTGTGCAGGGCATCAATCTGGTGGAATACACCGCCGACTCCGAAGAAGAGCTGGACGCGGCGCTGGCCAGGTTCACCGCCCACGTAGACAGTCTCATCGGCCAGCCCGGCAAGAGCTTCGCCTACACCATCGCCCGCGGCCATGCCCAGGTGAACAAGATCTGGGCCATGCGCAAGCGCGCCGTGGGCCTGCTGGGCAACGCCAGGGGCGAGCAGCGCCCGATCCCATTTGTGGAGGACTGCGCGGTACCGCCGGAGAACCTCGCCGACTTTATCGCCGAGTTCCGTGCCGCCCTCGACCAGGCCGGCTTTGCCTACGGCATGTTCGGTCATGTGGACGCCGGTGTGCTGCATGTGCGCCCGGCCATCGACATGAAAGACCCGGAACAGGCCAAACAGGTACGCATCATCACCGAGCAGGTGGTCGAGCTGGCGAAAAAGTACAACGGCCTGCTGTGGGGTGAACACGGCAAGGGGGTGCGCTCGGAGTTCTCTCCGGCGTTCTTCGGTGAACTCTACCCGGAACTCCAGAAGATCAAGGCCGCGTTTGACCCCCGCAACCAGTTGAACCCGGGCAAGATCGCCACCCCCAGCGCCGCATCCGGCCTGCTGAAGATCGACGAGGTTCCCACCCGTGGCGAACACGACCGCCAAATCCCGGTACAGGTGTGGGAAGGCTACTCCGAGGGCGTCTACTGCAACGGCAACGGCGCCTGTTTCAACTGGAACCCGGACGACGCCATGTGCCCATCCTATAAAGGCACCCGCAACCGCATCCATTCCCCCAAGGGCCGCGCCTCGCTGATCCGCGAATGGCTGCGCCTGCTGGCGGACCGCGCAGTGGACCCTGAGGCGGTGGCGCGCAAAAGCCGCGAGAAGTCGTTTCTGATCGGCCTGCCCGGGCGCATCAAGAATTCCCTGGCCCGGGCCCGCGGCGAGTACGACTTCAGCCACGAGGTGAACGAATCCATGCAGGCCTGTCTCGCGTGTAAGTCTTGCGCCGGGCAGTGCCCGATCAAGGTGGATGTACCCACTTTCCGCGCCAAGTTCCTCGAGCTCTACTACAGCCGCTACCTGCGACCGCTGAAGGACTATTTTGTCGGCGGCCTCGAATTTGTGATGCCCCACCTGGCGCGGGTACCCCAGCTGTACAACGCCCCGCTTAGCCTGAAGCCGGTGCGCTGGCTCATGGAGCGCGGACTGGGCCTGGCCGACTCACCAAAGCTCTCTGCCACCCGCCTGGACAAGGTGATGCGCGAACTGGGTGTGCCCTATGCCAGCCGCGAAAGCCTGCGGGCAATGGGCCCGGCCCAGCGCGCCAAGGCGGTGGTGATCGTGCAGGATGCCTTTACCAGCTACTTCGACGCGGATGTGGTGGCCGACACCCTGCGCCTGCTCAAACTGTTGGACTTCAACCCGCTGGTGGCGCCCTACCGGGCCAATGGCAAACCCCTGCATGTGCATGGCTTCCTGCGCCAGTTCGCCCAGACCGCCGCCGGCAACAGTGCCATGCTGAACAGCCTGGCGGAATGCGGCGTGCCGCTGGTGGGCATAGACCCGTCCATGACCATGACCTACCGCTCAGAATACGAAAAGCTGCTGGGTGACAAAGCACCCCGGGTGCAGCTGTTGCAGGAGTGGCTGTCACAGCACACCGAGCATCTGGCGACAAACCGCAACCGCCTCAACAGTGGCCGGTTCACCCTGCTGCCCCACTGCACCGAACAATCCAACGCCGCCGGCTCCACCCGTCAGTGGCAGCAGGTGTTTGCCGCCCTCGGTATGGAGCTGGACGCCCAGGCCGCCGGCTGCTGTGGCATGGCCGGCACTTACGGCCACGAGGTCGCCAACCGGGAGACTTCGCGGGTTATCTTCCAGCAGTCCTGGGCGCCAAAGCTGAATGGCGACAGCAGTGCCATCCTCGCCACCGGCTACTCTTGCCGTTGCCAGAGCAAGCGCTTCGCAGACACCAGCCTGCGCCATCCTCTACAGGCACTACTGGCACAAATTGAAGATTCAGGGTTTACTGTCAGTAATCACTAA
- a CDS encoding cryptochrome/photolyase family protein translates to MREKAYSRGLVWLRNDLRLHDNTALYRAARGCKALAAVFIACPQTWASHGDGDNVVAMRLRSLAPLQRSLSDKQIPLYFLELNGFADVPQALAQIVSKLDIDAVFANTEYPLNELRRDDAVRKALKENGVPIEFCTDRTLIPPGSLTTNSGDGFKVFTPFKRAFIAQHGNSAEGFDPLPAPRALGDEHAAQWPEWISLAGANNLVRSIPDTVGDYGVAAGGEKKVLDWAAGEKAANKRLQAFSQIIADYEEWRDFPARENTSRLSPYLNCGAISIRQCAKMALDANDGRWAGGKGSQSEGATSWLNELLWREFYQHLVVNYPRVCRNRPFKPETERVPWSRRREDFERWCEGQTGVPIVDAAMRQLNQTGWMHNRLRMVVASFLTKNLLTDWRKGERYFMQHLVDADFAANNGGWQWAASTGTDSAPYFRVFNPYSQSKRFDPEGEFIRTYIPELAALSSRDVHCPPQDLFGHGGYPEPVCDVTDSRKKAIEVFASLKS, encoded by the coding sequence ATGCGCGAAAAAGCCTATTCACGGGGGCTGGTCTGGTTACGTAACGACCTGCGCCTGCACGACAACACCGCACTCTACCGTGCTGCCCGGGGCTGCAAGGCGCTCGCGGCCGTGTTCATTGCCTGCCCGCAGACCTGGGCCAGCCACGGCGATGGGGATAATGTTGTCGCCATGCGCCTGCGCAGTCTGGCACCACTGCAGCGTTCCCTGTCAGACAAGCAGATTCCGCTCTACTTCCTCGAACTCAACGGGTTTGCCGATGTGCCGCAAGCACTGGCACAGATCGTCTCCAAGCTGGACATCGACGCGGTGTTTGCCAACACGGAATACCCGCTCAACGAATTGCGCCGGGACGATGCCGTCCGCAAAGCGCTTAAAGAAAACGGTGTTCCGATTGAGTTCTGCACCGATCGCACCCTGATCCCTCCCGGTAGCCTTACCACCAACAGCGGCGACGGTTTCAAGGTATTTACCCCGTTCAAGCGCGCGTTTATCGCCCAGCACGGTAACAGCGCCGAGGGTTTCGATCCCCTGCCTGCGCCGCGGGCGCTGGGTGACGAGCACGCGGCGCAGTGGCCAGAGTGGATCTCGCTGGCGGGAGCGAACAACCTGGTGCGGAGCATTCCGGACACCGTCGGTGACTACGGTGTGGCCGCCGGTGGTGAGAAAAAAGTGCTGGACTGGGCGGCCGGGGAGAAAGCGGCGAACAAGCGGTTGCAGGCATTCTCGCAGATCATCGCGGATTACGAGGAGTGGCGGGATTTTCCCGCGAGGGAAAATACATCACGCCTGTCGCCGTATCTGAATTGTGGCGCCATCTCCATTCGGCAGTGCGCGAAAATGGCACTGGACGCCAATGATGGTCGTTGGGCGGGTGGCAAGGGCAGCCAGAGCGAGGGCGCCACCAGCTGGCTGAATGAGTTGTTATGGCGGGAATTCTATCAACACCTGGTGGTGAACTATCCCCGCGTATGCCGCAACCGGCCGTTCAAGCCGGAAACCGAGCGGGTACCCTGGTCCAGGCGGCGCGAAGACTTTGAGCGCTGGTGTGAAGGGCAGACCGGCGTGCCCATCGTAGACGCGGCGATGCGCCAGCTGAATCAGACCGGTTGGATGCACAACCGTCTGCGAATGGTGGTCGCGTCCTTCCTTACCAAAAACCTGCTGACTGACTGGCGCAAGGGCGAGCGCTACTTTATGCAGCATCTGGTAGATGCCGATTTCGCCGCCAACAACGGCGGCTGGCAGTGGGCCGCCTCCACGGGCACCGATTCGGCACCTTACTTTCGCGTATTCAACCCCTATAGCCAGTCGAAACGTTTTGATCCGGAAGGCGAGTTTATCCGTACCTATATTCCGGAGCTTGCGGCGCTTTCCAGCAGGGATGTCCACTGCCCGCCCCAGGACCTTTTCGGGCACGGAGGCTATCCCGAGCCGGTCTGTGATGTGACCGACTCCCGTAAAAAGGCAATCGAGGTGTTTGCCAGCTTGAAGTCTTAG
- a CDS encoding YbgA family protein: protein MKIQLLKHKIPVGISQCAMGDPVRFNGGHKHSKVCTGLLAQCFDYVPLCPEVAIGMGVPRKPIHLLVDKAGAPVDAVRVIGVENPEVDVTTPLRDYADSVVPELQKVRGYIFMQNSPSCGLHGVRRYLDNGHGIDSEGVGVFARRLQQQFPHLPMEEVGRLNNSELRENFLTRVFAYDAWFRYVEGEEVDEAVAEETRKTSRISRIIEFYTAYKYLLLAHNQDATRALGRVLADSKAQSEDDLAFAVRGGIMDILSRPASRKDRTNALMHSQGHLKEFLSREEKAELQQLIEDYRRGHKPLSSVLTLLRHFLPRSPHGFIHSQVLLAAEPAELGLCDFH from the coding sequence ATGAAAATACAACTGCTAAAGCACAAAATCCCTGTGGGCATCAGCCAGTGCGCGATGGGAGACCCGGTTCGCTTCAATGGCGGGCACAAACACAGCAAGGTGTGCACGGGGCTTTTGGCCCAGTGCTTTGATTACGTGCCCCTGTGTCCGGAAGTTGCCATTGGTATGGGGGTGCCGCGCAAGCCAATCCACCTGCTGGTGGACAAGGCGGGGGCACCGGTCGATGCAGTGCGTGTCATCGGTGTGGAAAATCCCGAGGTAGACGTAACCACGCCATTGCGTGACTACGCCGATTCTGTGGTTCCTGAACTGCAGAAAGTGCGCGGCTATATCTTTATGCAGAACTCGCCCAGCTGCGGTCTGCACGGCGTGCGGCGCTATCTGGATAATGGTCACGGTATCGACAGTGAGGGGGTGGGTGTATTCGCCCGCCGCCTGCAACAGCAGTTCCCGCATCTGCCCATGGAGGAAGTCGGGCGACTGAATAACAGTGAGTTGCGCGAAAATTTCCTCACCCGTGTTTTCGCTTACGACGCCTGGTTTCGGTATGTCGAGGGTGAGGAGGTGGATGAAGCCGTCGCGGAGGAGACCAGGAAAACCTCGCGGATCTCCCGCATTATCGAGTTTTACACCGCCTACAAGTATTTGCTGTTGGCGCACAATCAGGACGCCACCCGGGCGCTTGGTCGTGTTTTGGCGGACTCGAAAGCGCAGTCCGAAGACGACCTGGCGTTCGCCGTTCGCGGCGGCATCATGGACATCCTCTCGCGCCCGGCGAGCCGCAAGGATCGCACCAATGCCCTGATGCACAGCCAGGGGCACCTGAAGGAATTCCTCAGCCGCGAGGAAAAAGCCGAGCTACAGCAGTTGATCGAGGATTACCGCCGTGGCCACAAGCCGCTTTCCTCCGTTCTCACCCTGTTGCGCCACTTCCTCCCGCGCAGCCCGCACGGTTTCATTCACAGCCAGGTGCTGCTGGCGGCTGAGCCGGCGGAGCTTGGGTTGTGTGATTTCCATTGA